In Deinococcus sp. Marseille-Q6407, a single window of DNA contains:
- a CDS encoding serine hydrolase, with product MAWPGAGGAARRTAIYRQCGQSRPRRAARKPFTAALLGRLAAQGRLDPLAPLAQLGGDFRGFPPSITPYALATHTAGLPPHPLRTGLTALLDPYAPYGLSSAAVLASARRWAAAGRPGRFVYSNLGAGVLALALAQAGGAPFPELLRREVTGPLGLQATGYPPPAALPPGATDFGRLAGVRGRVVA from the coding sequence GTGGCGTGGCCTGGTGCTGGGGGTGCAGCAAGGCGGACAGCAATTTACCGGCAGTGTGGGCAATCTAGACCCCGCCGCGCCGCGCGAAAACCGTTCACGGCCGCGCTGCTGGGCCGGCTGGCCGCGCAGGGCCGACTTGATCCACTGGCTCCGCTGGCCCAGCTGGGAGGTGACTTCAGAGGGTTTCCGCCGTCCATTACCCCATATGCCCTGGCCACCCATACGGCCGGGCTGCCTCCGCATCCCCTGCGCACCGGCTTGACTGCTCTGCTGGACCCTTACGCGCCTTATGGTCTAAGCAGCGCAGCAGTGCTGGCCTCGGCGCGGCGCTGGGCAGCCGCCGGGCGGCCGGGCCGCTTCGTGTATTCCAACCTGGGCGCCGGGGTGCTGGCATTGGCGCTGGCCCAGGCCGGGGGCGCGCCTTTTCCCGAACTGCTGCGCCGTGAGGTGACCGGGCCGCTGGGGTTGCAGGCGACCGGGTATCCCCCGCCGGCAGCACTGCCACCCGGTGCCACCGATTTCGGCCGGCTGGCTGGTGTCCGGGGGCGTGTGGTGGCATGA
- a CDS encoding DUF554 domain-containing protein gives MSALMALSGTLFNMLAVLLGAVAGLLFGQRLPEQVQRTLLQALSLVTLFLGMDMAWSLRDIAFGPVPGMVVGLVAMTLGAVSGELLGIENALGRIGDRVQRRLRGGGRFTEGFVAATLLFCVGPMTIIGGLQNGLTGDPTTYLLKSGLDIVAATALAGVYGSGVLASALSVLVVQGGIALGAFALASSALSTLDPASLRGNPVMLALSGTGGLMLLGIGWNLMLSALESGGSRVRVGSFLPALLLGSLLAWGLGRIWS, from the coding sequence ATGAGCGCATTGATGGCACTTTCAGGCACCCTCTTTAACATGCTGGCGGTGCTTCTGGGCGCGGTGGCAGGCTTGCTGTTCGGCCAGCGGCTGCCCGAGCAGGTGCAGCGCACCCTCCTCCAGGCGCTTTCGCTGGTCACGCTGTTTCTGGGCATGGACATGGCCTGGTCCCTGCGTGATATCGCGTTTGGGCCGGTGCCGGGCATGGTGGTGGGTCTGGTCGCCATGACGCTGGGTGCGGTAAGCGGCGAGCTGCTGGGCATCGAGAACGCACTGGGCCGCATCGGTGACCGGGTGCAGCGCCGGCTGCGGGGCGGGGGCCGCTTTACCGAGGGCTTTGTGGCCGCTACCCTGCTGTTTTGCGTGGGCCCCATGACCATCATCGGCGGGCTGCAAAATGGCCTGACCGGTGACCCCACCACCTACCTGCTCAAATCCGGGCTGGATATCGTGGCGGCTACCGCGCTGGCCGGTGTGTACGGCAGCGGTGTGCTGGCCAGCGCCCTCAGCGTGCTGGTGGTGCAGGGCGGCATTGCCCTGGGGGCCTTCGCTCTGGCCAGCAGCGCTCTGAGTACCCTGGACCCGGCCTCTTTGCGCGGCAATCCGGTCATGCTGGCCCTGTCCGGCACCGGCGGGCTGATGCTGCTGGGCATCGGCTGGAATCTGATGCTGAGCGCTTTGGAGTCCGGGGGCAGCCGGGTGCGGGTGGGCAGTTTCCTGCCGGCGCTGCTGCTGGGCTCGCTGCTGGCCTGGGGCCTGGGCCGAATCTGGTCTTGA